Proteins from one Vibrio coralliirubri genomic window:
- a CDS encoding polyamine ABC transporter substrate-binding protein, which yields MKAFCVSILASTSFLASPVFGQQHDIYLYNWDEFLSDSVVTQLSDTYGISLKQQFFSDESIRDEVLLSERRGAFELVIVESVKLKALAKQNLFHNLSDLQQSIESNFDPRWADGCGEYGIPYAWGTSGILYRSDKVSAPESWMAILEPDSKVSGRISMYYDPTDLVSTALLVNRFDPFTNNEQELRVAYKTLQLQKPHLESNEYVIDHIHQLERLANIDLAYGYSGDSYVLNDAEPEASWAYTVPQEGTTLWLECMAAINNGELSPQATTILSFLSQPEIAAQNAMDSWFATPSSKAKALTSQEYQNDPELFPSKAVLDRSYLYQPLEPSSIQIRNRIVDSLR from the coding sequence GTGAAAGCGTTTTGTGTATCAATTCTCGCGTCAACATCCTTTTTGGCTAGCCCTGTATTTGGCCAGCAGCATGATATTTATCTCTACAATTGGGATGAATTTTTATCTGACAGCGTCGTTACCCAGTTAAGTGATACCTACGGCATCTCACTAAAGCAACAATTCTTCTCTGATGAGTCAATAAGGGATGAGGTTTTATTAAGCGAGCGTCGAGGCGCTTTTGAACTGGTCATCGTCGAAAGCGTAAAACTTAAGGCATTAGCCAAACAAAACCTGTTCCATAACCTAAGTGACTTACAACAATCCATTGAAAGCAATTTTGACCCCAGATGGGCGGATGGGTGTGGTGAGTATGGTATTCCTTACGCGTGGGGAACATCCGGTATTCTTTATCGCAGTGATAAAGTCTCCGCCCCAGAATCTTGGATGGCGATTCTTGAACCCGACTCTAAAGTCAGTGGCCGTATAAGTATGTACTACGACCCCACCGACTTGGTGAGCACGGCGTTATTAGTCAATCGATTTGACCCATTTACCAATAATGAACAAGAACTTCGTGTTGCGTACAAAACGCTACAACTGCAAAAGCCACATCTTGAAAGCAATGAATATGTCATCGACCACATCCACCAGCTTGAGCGCCTAGCCAATATCGACCTCGCCTACGGATATTCAGGTGACAGCTATGTGCTTAATGATGCCGAACCTGAGGCATCTTGGGCCTACACAGTGCCTCAAGAAGGAACAACCTTATGGTTAGAGTGTATGGCTGCAATTAACAACGGAGAGTTATCTCCACAGGCAACCACGATCCTCTCCTTCTTATCTCAACCTGAAATAGCCGCTCAAAACGCAATGGATTCATGGTTTGCAACACCAAGTTCAAAAGCAAAAGCACTCACTTCTCAGGAGTATCAAAACGATCCCGAACTTTTCCCGAGTAAAGCAGTATTAGATCGCAGCTACCTTTATCAGCCGTTAGAACCGAGTAGCATTCAAATTCGCAATCGTATTGTCGACAGTTTGAGATAA
- a CDS encoding fasciclin domain-containing protein, giving the protein MFNKVIKTMSVLVATLLFTAFAHADHHGMKKDIVDVAAENGSFNTLVAAVKAAGLVETLKGDGPFTVFAPTDEAFAALPEGTVDMLLKPENKDKLIAVLTYHVVPGKIMASEVMKLDSAVTVQGEAVMVGMDHGSVMINKAEVVMADVEASNGVIHVINGVLLPK; this is encoded by the coding sequence ATGTTTAATAAAGTAATCAAAACCATGTCAGTGCTAGTTGCGACGCTTCTTTTTACGGCTTTTGCTCACGCTGATCACCACGGGATGAAGAAAGACATCGTTGACGTGGCGGCTGAAAACGGCTCTTTCAATACCTTGGTAGCTGCAGTAAAAGCGGCAGGCTTAGTTGAAACATTGAAAGGTGATGGTCCCTTCACTGTGTTTGCGCCAACGGATGAAGCGTTCGCTGCACTACCAGAAGGAACGGTTGATATGCTGTTGAAGCCAGAAAACAAAGACAAGCTGATCGCAGTACTGACCTATCATGTGGTACCAGGAAAAATAATGGCGTCTGAAGTGATGAAACTTGATAGTGCTGTAACAGTCCAAGGCGAAGCGGTAATGGTAGGGATGGATCACGGTAGCGTCATGATCAATAAAGCCGAGGTCGTGATGGCAGATGTTGAAGCGAGCAATGGTGTCATCCATGTGATCAATGGTGTGTTACTGCCTAAATAG
- a CDS encoding IS5 family transposase gives MPKPRYKTTNWKQYNRSLINRGSLTFWIDEEAISGWAQSKQNKRGRPRRFSDLAITTALMVKRVFSMPLRALQGFIDSIFRLAHVPLSCPHYTCISRRAKQVEVSFKTKTRGAIQHLAIDATGLKVYGEGEWKVKKHGTDGKRRVWRKLHIAVDTNTHEIIAAELSLSTVTDGEVLPNLLKQTRRSILEVSGDGAYDTRACHAAIKIKGAIALIPPREGAAFWERGHPRNFAVGCQKLYDSNKYWKERYGYHKRSLSETAMYRVKQLLGGKLSLRNYNAQVGETYAMIKALNKLTGLGMPETCRID, from the coding sequence ATGCCTAAGCCTCGTTATAAAACAACCAACTGGAAGCAATACAACCGATCACTCATTAACCGTGGTTCTCTGACTTTTTGGATTGATGAAGAAGCAATAAGCGGATGGGCGCAAAGCAAACAGAATAAGCGCGGTAGGCCGCGTCGGTTCAGTGATTTAGCTATCACGACAGCACTCATGGTCAAACGAGTTTTTTCTATGCCATTGAGAGCGCTGCAAGGATTTATCGACTCGATATTTAGGTTAGCCCATGTACCGTTAAGTTGTCCGCATTACACCTGCATCAGTCGTAGAGCCAAGCAAGTTGAGGTTTCATTTAAGACTAAAACGAGAGGAGCGATACAGCACCTAGCCATTGATGCTACTGGCCTTAAGGTTTATGGCGAAGGTGAATGGAAAGTCAAAAAACATGGGACGGATGGCAAGCGTAGAGTCTGGCGAAAGCTGCATATTGCAGTCGATACCAACACTCATGAGATCATTGCCGCCGAGCTAAGTTTATCGACGGTTACAGATGGAGAAGTACTCCCGAACTTACTGAAACAAACACGCCGAAGTATCCTTGAGGTGTCTGGTGATGGCGCTTACGACACGAGAGCGTGTCACGCTGCTATTAAGATTAAGGGAGCTATTGCGCTTATTCCCCCAAGAGAAGGGGCTGCCTTCTGGGAGCGTGGTCACCCTCGAAATTTCGCCGTGGGTTGCCAGAAATTATACGACTCAAATAAGTATTGGAAAGAGCGGTATGGATACCACAAACGTTCACTCTCAGAAACAGCGATGTATCGAGTTAAACAGTTGCTAGGAGGGAAACTGAGCTTAAGAAATTACAATGCCCAGGTGGGTGAAACTTACGCGATGATAAAAGCGTTGAACAAGCTTACTGGGTTAGGTATGCCTGAAACTTGTCGTATTGACTAA
- a CDS encoding putative bifunctional diguanylate cyclase/phosphodiesterase yields MPVLKKLYFVLLPTLLLVFLIAGIVSYNFASNHAKHMYLDKVQSDVNTALVAAEYEQLGLSLLVKDIGSSLQFLRYIQNPGDYTTLSLLEKRVLRVLSQNHVNQFGQRNVYIVDPKFKLTLSTLRADPFEGLKIPDKIYERVFDIYTSLISKNELSYEGFSYISISGELRYSYVAAIDPYLLPQDKRASNSLNRYILIADGPLMQLSSLLIKYNDDDNIQFLIEPSSDAANIENTQFVIKSIEQTQDNINVQMTSRHLIAQVNIREQKFNHEKAIIAKQTLLGGFGTLFTIMLIVHLVVRYQLVRPLKDLLQEISIGGLKLRYFKRSSGQSEIDGLKNAYIDSLTELKFEAEFDQLTKLANRRSFIRHLDVRLKSSMSPHCYVVCWDIIDFRKINDLYGAKVGDNVLISLAKALKETLQNQQASLGFSCSDYSLARLGGNQFIAILEMGKNQVINEEIENINNTLTGTTFLDYYGFRLSLATGVLPLDTPKFDEIWHRCIDEMLANAKSHSDGESRIVYGEELLHTLERHDVVEKRLLECCESDNFELRFMPIFNAKTLQIDGAECLIRCPALFDIDAGPEEFIPVAEKSNLIARLDMWVISTAIKSYKELSELHQYKGTLSINISAMELYNRNFADNIRKVLERYQVPPGNIIIEITETSYVKSTKLTVQTIESLRSLGLKVSLDDFGTGYTAFNQLLHYPVDELKIDKSFIDNMVDDKADRKMVESMVNLGHSCDTLVVGEGVESIEQYHYLRKANCDLIQGYFFSQPLTYLEFIEFVRNHNPQAILNPQSVTSSRSNERIVALTQKQ; encoded by the coding sequence ATGCCCGTTTTGAAGAAGCTCTATTTCGTACTTTTACCGACGCTACTGTTGGTCTTTCTGATCGCAGGAATCGTGTCATACAACTTCGCGTCAAATCATGCTAAGCATATGTACCTAGACAAGGTGCAATCTGATGTGAACACCGCTTTAGTCGCTGCAGAGTATGAGCAACTCGGCTTATCCTTACTGGTCAAAGATATTGGGTCTTCGTTGCAGTTTCTTCGATATATTCAAAACCCAGGCGACTACACGACTCTATCGCTATTGGAGAAACGAGTACTTCGTGTATTAAGCCAGAACCACGTCAATCAATTCGGACAACGCAATGTCTATATCGTGGACCCTAAGTTCAAATTAACGCTTTCTACTCTCAGGGCCGATCCTTTCGAGGGACTAAAGATCCCTGATAAGATTTACGAAAGAGTCTTCGATATATACACCTCGTTAATCAGCAAAAATGAACTCTCCTATGAAGGCTTCTCTTATATCTCGATCAGTGGAGAGCTCAGATACTCGTATGTCGCGGCAATTGACCCTTACCTCCTTCCTCAAGACAAACGTGCAAGTAACAGTTTAAATCGCTACATCTTGATTGCTGACGGGCCTCTGATGCAACTCTCTAGCCTGCTAATCAAATACAATGACGATGACAATATTCAGTTCTTAATCGAGCCATCCTCAGACGCTGCCAACATTGAAAATACCCAATTCGTTATCAAATCAATTGAGCAAACCCAAGATAATATTAATGTGCAGATGACCAGCCGACATCTCATCGCGCAAGTAAATATTCGAGAACAAAAGTTCAACCATGAGAAAGCCATCATCGCTAAACAAACCTTGTTAGGTGGCTTTGGTACTCTCTTTACGATCATGTTGATCGTACATTTAGTGGTGCGTTACCAACTCGTGCGACCGCTTAAAGACTTACTGCAAGAGATATCGATCGGCGGGCTCAAGCTTAGATACTTCAAACGCTCATCAGGGCAAAGTGAAATTGATGGTTTAAAGAACGCGTACATAGACTCGCTAACAGAATTGAAGTTCGAAGCCGAATTCGACCAACTCACCAAGCTAGCTAACCGACGTTCTTTCATCAGACACCTTGATGTACGACTAAAAAGCTCGATGAGCCCACACTGCTATGTGGTTTGTTGGGACATCATCGATTTTCGTAAAATCAACGATCTCTATGGGGCAAAAGTTGGTGATAATGTACTGATAAGCTTAGCTAAAGCACTGAAAGAGACACTACAAAACCAACAAGCATCTTTGGGCTTTAGTTGCAGTGATTATTCTTTAGCTAGACTGGGAGGAAATCAGTTTATCGCGATCTTGGAGATGGGTAAGAACCAAGTGATAAACGAAGAAATTGAGAACATCAACAATACGCTGACCGGCACCACCTTCCTTGACTACTATGGGTTTCGATTATCACTCGCAACAGGTGTTTTACCGCTCGACACGCCAAAATTCGATGAGATTTGGCACCGATGCATCGATGAAATGTTAGCTAATGCGAAGTCTCATAGTGATGGCGAAAGTCGTATTGTTTATGGCGAAGAGTTGTTACATACCTTAGAACGCCATGACGTTGTAGAGAAAAGACTCTTAGAGTGCTGCGAAAGTGACAACTTTGAACTTCGCTTTATGCCTATTTTTAACGCCAAGACACTCCAAATAGATGGCGCAGAGTGCCTAATTCGTTGCCCAGCCTTATTTGATATCGATGCGGGACCAGAAGAATTTATCCCAGTTGCTGAAAAGAGTAACCTTATCGCTAGGCTCGACATGTGGGTCATTAGCACCGCGATCAAAAGCTATAAAGAGCTTTCAGAACTTCATCAATACAAGGGCACTCTGTCTATTAATATCTCGGCGATGGAGCTCTACAACCGTAATTTTGCCGACAACATCCGTAAAGTACTCGAACGTTATCAAGTGCCACCTGGCAATATTATTATAGAGATTACCGAAACCAGTTACGTGAAAAGCACCAAGCTTACGGTGCAGACAATCGAGAGCCTCAGAAGCTTAGGTTTAAAGGTCTCCCTTGACGATTTTGGTACTGGCTACACAGCGTTTAACCAACTTCTCCACTACCCTGTGGATGAGCTCAAAATTGATAAGAGCTTTATCGATAACATGGTAGACGACAAGGCCGACCGTAAGATGGTCGAATCTATGGTTAACTTAGGCCACTCTTGTGACACGCTAGTCGTCGGAGAAGGTGTTGAATCTATAGAGCAGTATCACTACCTCAGAAAAGCCAACTGTGACCTAATACAAGGCTACTTCTTCAGTCAGCCACTCACTTATCTGGAATTCATCGAGTTTGTTCGAAACCATAACCCGCAAGCAATTTTAAACCCGCAGTCTGTTACCAGTTCGAGATCTAACGAGCGAATCGTTGCACTCACTCAAAAGCAGTAA
- a CDS encoding LuxR C-terminal-related transcriptional regulator codes for MKNNLFASFEDLLSHQTNTLTACQPKDFDSTFLLLAREALAWFKLDRLTLFPNSMILLDTGKSISVSQTDTPPLEMERFLKGNYLDYLKLLRSKECWQLFPEETLKNHKLDPLRVLYEEGAHWHGIVSLSLFGQQWGAIGFSRFNRYDKPIEEADMKRIKLLSDIWLCFWQHSKMTRSVTSDETNNINESEKLLLLTKRQCAVLTQLAQGYTAKQCAEILFLSPRTIESHKYRMLDILELDNHTELIQFALRNGFGIDNP; via the coding sequence ATGAAAAACAACCTATTCGCGAGCTTTGAGGATCTCCTCTCTCACCAAACCAACACTTTGACCGCATGCCAACCCAAAGATTTCGATAGCACTTTTTTGTTACTGGCAAGAGAAGCGCTCGCTTGGTTTAAGCTCGACAGACTTACCCTATTTCCAAACTCAATGATTCTTCTGGATACAGGAAAAAGTATTTCCGTATCCCAAACAGATACTCCACCGCTTGAAATGGAACGCTTTCTAAAAGGCAATTATCTTGATTACCTTAAGCTTTTACGTTCAAAAGAGTGTTGGCAGTTGTTCCCTGAAGAAACACTAAAGAACCATAAACTCGACCCGTTACGTGTACTTTATGAAGAAGGCGCTCATTGGCATGGGATTGTAAGCCTTTCGTTGTTTGGCCAGCAGTGGGGAGCTATCGGCTTCTCACGGTTCAATCGTTACGATAAGCCAATTGAAGAAGCTGACATGAAGCGAATCAAATTGCTGAGTGATATCTGGCTCTGTTTTTGGCAGCATTCCAAAATGACGCGTAGTGTCACCAGCGATGAAACCAATAATATTAACGAGAGTGAAAAGCTATTATTGCTGACCAAAAGGCAGTGTGCGGTTCTGACTCAATTGGCACAAGGTTACACCGCAAAGCAATGTGCAGAGATCCTCTTTTTAAGCCCTAGAACCATTGAGTCACACAAATACCGCATGTTGGATATTTTGGAACTCGACAACCATACCGAACTGATTCAGTTTGCACTGAGAAATGGCTTTGGCATCGATAATCCATAG
- a CDS encoding GNAT family N-acetyltransferase, producing the protein MVRIRNYQASDDKALWEIFFHTVRNVNVRDYSQQQVEAWAPSSFDFALWQKRMNGLQPFVAELDGCVVGYTDLQPNGLIDHFFCHHEYQGKGVGKALMEHVFTVGRVRGVSRYFSEVSITAKPFYEHLGFKVVNEQEVEMRGVKLTNYVMEKIVEDGQGS; encoded by the coding sequence GTGGTTAGAATTCGAAACTATCAAGCGAGTGATGACAAAGCACTGTGGGAGATCTTCTTTCATACCGTACGTAACGTGAATGTTCGAGATTATTCTCAACAGCAAGTCGAAGCTTGGGCACCCAGTAGCTTTGACTTTGCGTTATGGCAAAAGCGTATGAATGGGTTACAGCCCTTTGTGGCTGAGCTCGATGGCTGCGTTGTTGGCTATACTGACCTGCAACCCAACGGCTTGATTGATCACTTTTTCTGTCACCACGAATATCAAGGGAAAGGTGTAGGAAAAGCCTTGATGGAACATGTTTTCACTGTGGGTCGAGTTCGTGGCGTATCGAGATATTTCTCTGAAGTAAGTATTACCGCAAAGCCTTTTTATGAGCATCTTGGCTTTAAGGTGGTTAATGAACAGGAAGTCGAAATGCGGGGCGTAAAGCTGACCAATTACGTGATGGAAAAGATAGTTGAAGATGGACAAGGCAGCTGA
- a CDS encoding DUF2860 family protein, with translation MRFVLPVVFSALASMPAYSGLAPSEGFSGNFSVLAGFYSDSSNLSTEQDSNQATNTQEGESENQGLLGFLGTVQYTFGESLTHQVYAGTTREDIATGTIAFEIGYRYQLSGGTILDFSVLPTLVSGKAWSDPYAVGVNRNETDLKGNVGRLQMTNIGGTGFRTDFAIGESDVDDELSGTSLGLSAEEIALLNRERIYVYAKAGYPFILANQAGVFVPSMVYFHSDAEGGAFSFDSYGIELNYAKKIGRHGFVVTLDAHDRQYDEANPIYGKARDESEYGAFLAYEFGGLMGYKDWAFITLLGLRSIDSNIDFYNSEQVLASVGVDYKF, from the coding sequence ATGAGGTTTGTTTTACCAGTAGTCTTTTCTGCATTGGCTTCAATGCCTGCATACAGTGGCCTTGCTCCAAGTGAAGGCTTCAGCGGTAACTTCAGTGTATTAGCCGGTTTCTACTCTGACAGTAGTAATTTGAGTACTGAACAAGATTCTAATCAAGCCACCAACACCCAGGAAGGGGAGAGTGAAAACCAAGGGCTACTCGGATTTTTGGGTACTGTTCAATATACTTTTGGCGAATCGCTGACTCACCAAGTGTATGCGGGTACAACACGAGAGGATATTGCAACAGGTACCATTGCGTTTGAGATCGGTTATCGATATCAACTTTCTGGTGGCACCATATTGGATTTTTCTGTTCTTCCTACGCTTGTCTCGGGTAAGGCTTGGTCTGACCCTTACGCGGTTGGCGTTAATCGAAACGAAACCGATTTAAAAGGTAATGTTGGGCGATTGCAAATGACCAACATAGGCGGCACTGGCTTTCGAACGGATTTCGCGATTGGTGAGTCCGACGTTGATGATGAGCTGTCTGGGACTTCATTGGGGCTATCTGCTGAAGAGATAGCACTGCTTAATAGGGAACGAATCTATGTGTATGCCAAAGCAGGATACCCTTTCATCTTAGCTAACCAAGCGGGTGTGTTCGTTCCATCCATGGTGTATTTCCACTCTGATGCGGAAGGCGGAGCGTTTAGCTTTGATAGTTACGGTATTGAATTAAATTACGCCAAGAAAATTGGTCGTCACGGTTTTGTTGTCACGTTGGATGCACATGATCGTCAGTACGATGAAGCGAACCCAATCTATGGAAAAGCCCGTGATGAGAGCGAATACGGTGCTTTTTTAGCGTATGAGTTTGGTGGTTTGATGGGCTATAAAGATTGGGCGTTCATTACTTTACTGGGTTTAAGAAGCATAGATTCTAATATCGATTTCTATAACTCCGAGCAAGTATTAGCGAGTGTGGGTGTGGATTATAAATTCTGA
- a CDS encoding PhzF family phenazine biosynthesis protein: MDLEIYQVDSFTTQAFKGNPAGVCISQDPLDESLMFSIAEEMAVSETAFLALNTMTLKWFTPEVEVKLCGHGTLAMVHVMKEQGLLETGDKVVFNTLSGELSAAVCESSIELDFPSTKLSLHSEPNLTLLEHLGLEPHQVVSFQEFESKQLIEVSSEQVLLELSPNFDALKGIQGRGVVVTALASNTELDFVSRYFAPWVGVNEDPVTGSAHCALTQYWAEKLNKSSFSAYQASRRGGYMSTELLANGRIKLIGSATTVISGVLKL; this comes from the coding sequence GTGGATTTAGAGATATATCAAGTAGATTCGTTTACAACTCAAGCGTTTAAAGGAAACCCTGCCGGGGTCTGTATCTCTCAAGATCCGTTGGATGAGTCGTTAATGTTTTCAATCGCAGAAGAGATGGCGGTATCCGAAACGGCTTTTCTTGCGCTTAACACGATGACGCTTAAATGGTTCACTCCCGAAGTCGAAGTGAAGCTGTGTGGGCATGGCACACTGGCAATGGTTCATGTAATGAAAGAACAAGGATTGCTTGAGACAGGTGATAAGGTCGTGTTTAACACTTTATCTGGGGAGTTATCTGCCGCAGTTTGTGAATCGTCTATCGAGCTTGATTTCCCTAGCACCAAACTGTCATTACATTCTGAACCCAACCTCACGCTGCTTGAACATCTAGGTTTAGAGCCGCATCAAGTCGTATCATTCCAAGAATTTGAATCTAAGCAGTTAATCGAAGTTTCCAGTGAACAAGTGCTATTGGAGCTTTCACCAAACTTTGATGCGTTAAAAGGTATTCAAGGGCGAGGTGTTGTGGTGACAGCGCTGGCATCAAATACGGAACTTGATTTTGTTTCTCGCTACTTTGCACCTTGGGTAGGGGTTAATGAAGATCCTGTTACCGGCTCGGCACATTGCGCATTGACGCAGTACTGGGCTGAAAAGCTCAACAAAAGCAGTTTCAGTGCTTATCAGGCGTCTCGTCGTGGTGGTTATATGTCGACAGAGCTCTTAGCTAATGGGCGAATAAAGTTAATCGGTTCTGCGACCACTGTGATTAGTGGAGTGTTGAAGCTTTAG
- a CDS encoding cupin domain-containing protein, whose amino-acid sequence MPNIYNDVPSSIPNEIFNELIANDSVRIERILSHGHSSPEEGWYDQDENEWVMVIEGQGVIEFEDGRVVTLSKGDYINIAAREKHKVVGTDKDTVTIWLAVFYR is encoded by the coding sequence ATGCCAAACATTTACAATGATGTTCCTTCATCAATACCCAACGAGATATTCAATGAGCTGATTGCCAACGACAGTGTTCGAATTGAAAGAATATTGTCGCATGGGCACAGTTCACCAGAAGAGGGTTGGTATGACCAAGATGAGAATGAATGGGTGATGGTGATTGAAGGTCAAGGCGTCATCGAGTTTGAAGATGGACGCGTTGTTACCTTGTCTAAAGGGGATTACATCAACATTGCTGCGAGAGAAAAGCACAAGGTTGTTGGCACAGATAAAGATACGGTGACGATCTGGCTCGCTGTGTTTTATCGTTGA
- a CDS encoding GNAT family N-acetyltransferase has translation MEIQIRHLEATDSQDIFDIYRRPSVSENTSQKPYLSSDQVERLFGHSDHFTLVAEVSGKVVGHITLFMTTKVRDRHCAGLGIAIHPDMHGKGVGKALMQEAINQADNWLNLVRLELEVHADNHAAIALYERVGFQLEGTKRLSTFKAGKYIDMLLMSRIRPDYL, from the coding sequence TTGGAAATACAAATTAGACATTTAGAAGCAACGGATAGCCAAGATATTTTCGATATTTATCGCCGCCCTTCAGTTTCAGAAAACACCTCACAAAAGCCTTATCTTAGTTCTGACCAAGTGGAGCGACTGTTTGGCCATTCAGACCATTTCACTCTGGTTGCGGAGGTATCCGGCAAAGTAGTGGGCCACATTACTTTATTCATGACCACCAAGGTAAGAGACAGGCACTGCGCTGGTCTTGGTATTGCGATTCACCCGGATATGCATGGTAAAGGGGTCGGTAAGGCGTTAATGCAAGAAGCGATCAATCAGGCGGATAACTGGCTTAACCTCGTGCGTCTTGAGTTAGAGGTTCATGCCGATAACCACGCCGCTATTGCTTTGTATGAACGTGTAGGTTTTCAGTTAGAAGGCACAAAAAGGCTGAGTACGTTCAAAGCGGGTAAGTACATCGATATGTTACTAATGTCGAGAATTCGACCGGATTACCTTTGA
- a CDS encoding YgjV family protein, producing MSAFYLSQVLVAIAICFDLLSFQFKERKKIVTCLFFAGVLISSHFILLEQWTAASLMTIATIRYLTSVFSTSSKFKYLFCSMSVVATAVTYSGLTSILSCFASVFQTFAAFNKDDRRLRELMIIGTSFWLIHNYLVGSPTAVVMEALFICSNLVGYYRFYFRKSAAA from the coding sequence GTGTCTGCCTTTTATCTTTCTCAAGTATTAGTCGCGATAGCCATTTGTTTTGATCTTCTGTCATTCCAATTCAAGGAAAGGAAGAAAATCGTCACTTGTCTGTTCTTTGCTGGCGTTCTTATTTCGAGTCACTTTATCCTTCTCGAACAATGGACAGCGGCGAGCTTAATGACGATTGCCACGATTCGCTATTTGACGAGCGTCTTTTCTACCTCGTCTAAGTTTAAATATTTGTTCTGCTCGATGTCGGTGGTCGCAACCGCTGTGACTTATTCGGGGCTGACCAGCATATTGAGTTGCTTTGCCTCCGTATTTCAAACCTTTGCTGCCTTCAATAAAGATGACCGTCGATTAAGAGAGTTGATGATCATCGGAACCAGCTTTTGGCTGATTCACAATTACTTAGTTGGCTCGCCAACAGCGGTTGTTATGGAGGCGCTGTTTATCTGCAGTAACTTGGTGGGCTATTACCGTTTTTACTTCAGAAAGAGTGCCGCTGCTTAG
- a CDS encoding adenosine deaminase encodes MNAFIQGLPKVELHLHIEGSLEPELLFQLAQRNGIDLPYSSPEQLRRAYEFDDLQSFLDIYYQGADALRTEQDFYDLTWAYLERCKADNVIHTEIFFDPQTHTERGIAFETVINGIHRALESGQKQLGISSQIIACFLRHLSEESAIQTFADVLKHQDKIVGVGLDSSELGHPPEKFKRVFQQAKQAGFLTVAHAGEEGPAQNIVDAIEMLSVSRVDHGVQCMTDEALIEELIETKMPLTVCPLSNIKLRVFDVMEDHNIVELLRKGVAVTINSDDPAYFGGYMSDNFNAVSQAHEMTRQELAQFSLNAIDASFIEESLKQQYRELVQGYLTKTKAKADSE; translated from the coding sequence ATGAACGCATTTATTCAAGGGCTCCCAAAAGTAGAGTTGCATTTACACATTGAAGGCTCGCTTGAGCCTGAGTTACTTTTCCAGCTTGCTCAACGCAATGGCATTGATCTGCCTTATTCATCCCCAGAGCAACTAAGACGCGCATACGAATTTGATGATTTGCAATCATTTCTGGATATCTATTATCAAGGTGCCGATGCATTGCGCACTGAACAAGATTTCTATGATTTAACTTGGGCGTATTTAGAGCGCTGTAAAGCCGACAACGTTATTCATACTGAGATTTTCTTTGATCCTCAAACACATACGGAGCGCGGTATTGCATTTGAAACTGTGATTAACGGGATTCATCGTGCGCTCGAAAGTGGTCAAAAACAGTTAGGTATCTCTTCTCAAATTATCGCTTGTTTCTTACGACATCTGTCTGAAGAGAGCGCTATTCAAACGTTCGCCGATGTGTTGAAGCATCAAGATAAGATCGTCGGGGTTGGGCTGGACTCTTCTGAATTAGGACACCCACCAGAGAAGTTCAAGCGTGTATTCCAACAAGCAAAACAAGCGGGCTTCTTAACGGTGGCGCATGCAGGAGAAGAAGGGCCGGCTCAAAACATCGTCGATGCGATTGAAATGCTCAGCGTGAGTCGAGTGGATCATGGTGTGCAGTGCATGACAGACGAAGCATTAATCGAAGAACTGATTGAAACTAAAATGCCACTGACGGTTTGCCCACTGTCGAATATTAAATTGCGTGTATTCGATGTGATGGAAGACCACAACATTGTCGAACTGTTGAGAAAGGGTGTGGCTGTAACGATTAACTCGGATGACCCTGCTTATTTCGGTGGTTACATGTCGGATAACTTTAATGCGGTGAGCCAAGCTCATGAGATGACGCGCCAGGAGTTAGCGCAGTTTAGTTTGAATGCGATAGACGCGAGCTTTATCGAAGAGTCATTGAAGCAGCAATATCGAGAGCTTGTTCAAGGTTACTTAACTAAAACTAAAGCTAAAGCTGATTCTGAGTAG